One Carassius carassius chromosome 28, fCarCar2.1, whole genome shotgun sequence genomic window carries:
- the nkapd1 gene encoding NKAP domain containing 1, translating into MSKVSMGKVLLRNVIRHTDAHNKIQEESEMWKLRDLERQASSANSPKQRGRMHCDRYLNDSEGSMRERLGDKRDEMSERDEREARYWTRKLYEFEANDPDRWGHSGFKELYPEEFYPDGEKDHSSSKHKKKKHKNKLDADIEKSSKKLSKKKKKKKERKRRKTAASGSETCSDAEDTVRRKQRRKGGKSKRRKKEHKNKDRTEDSDTDDSHSDTRTRTHRKRDCPETDTLTEPLRKKRKNWKVAIEERSEESSDA; encoded by the exons ATGTCGAAGGTGTCTATGGGTAAAGTACTGCTCCGAAATGTCATCAGACACACAGACGCCCATAACAAG ATTCAAGAGGAGTCTGAGATGTGGAAATTGAGGGATCTTGAGCGACAAGCCTCGTCTGCTAATTCACCAAAGCAGAG GGGCCGCATGCACTGTGACCGTTACTTGAATGACTCCGAGGGATCCATGCGAGAGCGGCTTGGAGACAAGAGAGATGAGATGTCTGAGAGAGACGAGAGGGAAGCTCGATACTGGACCCGAAAACTGTATGAGTTTGAAGCCAATGATCCTGACAG GTGGGGCCACAGTGGCTTTAAGGAGCTTTATCCAGAGGAATTTTATCCTGATGG GGAAAAAGACCACAGCAGTAgtaaacacaaaaagaaaaaacacaagaacaaactaGACGCTGACATAGAGAAATCTTCCAAGAAGTTgtctaagaagaagaaaaagaaaaaggagagGAAGAGAAGGAAGACTGCTGCCTCAGGCTCTGAGACCTGCAGCGATGCAGAGGACACCGTCAGGAGGAAACAGAGGAGGAAGGGAGGTAAGAGCAAGCGGAGAAAAAAGGAGcacaaaaacaaagacagaaccGAGGACAGCGACACAGACGACAGCCATTCAGACACAAGGACAAGAACGCACAGGAAGAGAGACTGCCCTGAAACAGACACGCTGACTGAACCTCTGAGGAAAAAGCGGAAAAACTGGAAAGTGGCGATTGAGGAGAGATCAGAGGAGAGCTCTGATGCTTGA